ttttcctctttaatttgtACTATAAGTCTTAATAGCTGGTGATAGAAAGGATGCCATTGTAAactaaaaattgtaaaaaaattagtttttctatGCCATTAGTATTCTGTAGTTTGAGGGAAGTAAGGATACAATTACTGTCTCCTAGAAAAGCAGCCTGTGACGCTGTATGGACATTTTGATAGTAGAGCATTCTTATAGTTGcataaaaaaaacataaataaaatccTGCAATACCACAAGATACTATTTCTAGGAGTCTGGCATTTAACACATTTAAACTCACAGGTCTGCAGTTGAGGTGGAGAGTTACACTGATGTGGGCAATTTCTCAGGATGGTTCAGAGattcttgcttttgaaaaatgaatttcagttttcccaaaatatttgccTCTTTTATTTATTGTAGACTATTTGAAATGACATTAGACTAAATTAGCTGAGCTCCAGGCAAAACACAGAAGGCTCATCTCCATCACAGCAAATGCAACAAACAGAAGAATCAGTGTCCTGGTTAATGAGATTTAATACTAGCTCCAAAGTTAATTAATAGTGAGGAATAAAAACACGGGGGTCAATTTGACCCGATTCTATTGTCATAAATGGAAGGAGGGAGTTTCTCGGGAAATAGATCTCTACCTCTGGCAAATATTAGGATAAGGTCAAGTGAGACAAAGTTTTTGGAAGAGTTTATTTTGGTAGCTGAATAGCTAATTGACTACAATATAGCTCAAGATGCTGTGTGTATACTTTTGGGTTAGGTGTTCTTCACGTAGGAGTACACACTGCAcatgcccccttccctggcaggAACCTTCTAGACTTTTGCATGCAAAAAAAGGACTTAATGGTACATGCATCAACTCTGATGTATGTACAAATTTTATCAAGCGGTTCCCAAAGTGcttgaaaactaaacaaaattgGATTACCGAGACCACTAAACCCGGTGACTTACAAACAGTAATCTAAGGGGGTTTCTGGCAGTTCATAAATCTCAACTGATAACTGAGGAGTAATAACACCAGCTAAttacttttcaaagcaaacagtTTCTGTTATTCTTTATCTTCTGTTGGCATTCAGTAACAGTAATCACTCACATTCACAGAGGCTGTTTTGTCAGGTGTCAGAGTGCAGCTATTTGGTTATGTCGCCTACGCAAATGCAATTGACACTTGGGTTTCTTAGGCACCCAGCGCATTTAAGCTATACAACTGGAACAGAAAGATGcaagttcatttttctttacattttaactttttaacATATCATCAGCCACCCAAATTTTTGGTAGCTAAAGATTTAAGTATTTATGGAACAGCACAAGCCTTCCTAGCAGTTTGACTGTGTTTCTTTTGTTGGCTAATGTCGGCTAATGTATTAGAAGTCTGGGAAGTAGTTATTTTCTGAGCAAGCAAAGTATTTTCATGCCACAGCATTTTTCATTCCGTTTTATATTGGCGGATTCTTTTAAGAGAGTACCTCAAATATTTCTCCGTGTCATCTCAGCCCAGCCGTCCATCTGACGGCACAGGGCTGGCTTGTTAGCTCTTGCTCCGTCTTTTGCCTGCAGTGCGATTTGTCCCTTCAGGCCTGCGGGCCGTCACAGCCCCAGGAGCCGCAGGGTTTGTGCGAGACCCCGGAGGCCGGGCCTCGGCGGGGCCACGCTCAGCGGGCGTGCGTGTCCCATGCCCGCGCTGTGCCTGCAGCCTGCTTCGAGGGGGACACAAACCACTTAACAAAGACCCCCGCGAGGCCCGGCGGCCTCTGCCCGCTCAGCGTGCCCCCCGTTTCAATCGCCAGCACCAGCGAGGCGCTTCGGGCGCCGCGAAGAGCTAGGGCGCGGGGTGGACGCAGAGAGGCTCTTAAGGCGAGCCCCTCAaacagccgtggggctgggcagccctgccGCCCGGCCGGAGGGAGCGCCGGAGGGCCGGACGCTAAGCGGAGGCCGGGAGAGATTCCAGACGCCTCGCCGCCGCCACAGGCGGGGCCGCCGCCACAGGCGGGGTCGCCGCCAGCAATGGCCACCAgggggcgcggccccgccccgagAGCCCGCCCCTCCCGAGGGGCGGGGCTCGCCCCTCTTCCGCCGCGGGCCGTTCCCAGCCTCCCcaccccgcctcgccccgccctaTCCCTGCCCTCAGGGCCACGTCATTCGCTCTCCGCGGACGGAAGTGACGACACCCCGCCTGGCGGCCAACGGGCGCCTTGCATGTGGCGGGGTGAGAGGTGAAAGATCAGGTGGGGCGGCAGGAAGATGGCTGCGCTGGCGGCGGTTGCCGGGAGGGGGACGCGGACTCAGTGAGGGGAtggcggcggcgaggcgggcggcgCTCTGCGGCTGAGGcaaccccttccctcccctcccccgcgccgctgccccgcGCGCTCCTATCggttggcggcggcggcgccgccgccccgcgccgcgcgccccccatgagcggggcgggcgggctggcgTGGCGCGCGCTGCACGCCCTGCTGCgcgccctgctctgcctgcagcgcGCGCTGCTCGCCTGCCtgcgcggccgcgccgccgccgggccccgtgCCTGGCTCTGgcgccgcgccgcctccgccgccgcctcctgcgCCCTCCtggcgcccgccgccggggcgTTCGCCTTCCGCaaggcgggcgcggcgcggcggcggcggcccgggggcgCGGCGCAGGGCCGGCAGCGGTGGCGCTCGGACGGGCGGGCCCTGCAGAAGCTGCCGGTGCACATGGGGCTGGTGGTGACCGAGGAGGAGCCGAGCTACGCGGACATGGCCAGCCTGGTGGTGTGGTGCATGGCGGTGGGCATCTCCTATGTCAGCGTCTACGACCACAATGGtgagcggggctgcggcgggggggtcGGACCGCAGAGGTGCCCCGAGTGCTGGCCCGGGCGGTGGCCGCCCTGGGGAGCGCCTCCTGGCAGGCAGGCGCCGCCCGGGCCCGCTGCGCCTCCGGCGTGGAACCAAGGGGTCTTCCCGAGCCGGGTTCCAGCCTCCCTGTTGGCAGCTCCTTTCCCGTCCCCTGGAGCTGCTTGGCCTCTGCGGCGCTCCTGCCCCTGGTAAGCCTGGGGAATGCCCAAgtgccctcctgccccagctcctgttGCGGGGTGGCCTGATCCTGCCCGCTCGCTGGAGGAGGCAGATGGTGGGGCCTTTCTAGAGCCTTGTCCCTACCCCGGGCTGACAGGAACTCTGAGAGCCATGACCATGTAGGGTAGGGGCTGTTAGCAGAGAAGAGCTTTAGGCTACCTGCTCTTAACGAGCTCTGTTTGAGCTATGTCTGAACTTCCAGAAGTGGATGAATGAGTAGCTGTCTATTTTCATGTATTCTTTCTCATGTGAAGAGACAGGACAGAAAGGTAGTTAAACATAAACATGTGTGTCCTGTGCGCTGTCTGTATGGTAAAATTCAATTACGTGGTCTGCATTTGGTATAAGGATGGGTGCTACTTGACGTTTGAGTTAAGTCTAAGCCAGTGCTTGTGAAAAATTTGGTGTTTTTTCATGTCCACTATGTGATTTTATTCATTACTGGGTGTCAGGTGTTGAACACTCGCTCTTGCAGATACATTGGTTCCACGTCACTGAGTATCTTAAAGATAAGCCTAGATCATGGAACAAATCTGTCTTCCTCATACCTGTCCCTTCCTACTGAGGAGATGAAACCAGCGATATTCAAGATATTCTTAGATGAAGCTTTCTACCCAGCTATTTAGAGATGATCTCTAACTGAAACTAGACAAGCTATCAACTCAGAAGGGCTAATAATACATGAGATGGACTGTGTTCTGATTCAGTCCTCTCCAGAGGAGAAAGCTTCATGCTAAAGATCCCTGTGCTCTTGCTGTTAATGGTGAGACTGTGGGAGACCAGTGTTTAACTGTTGTTTTGAGCCACTTCTGATGGCTGTCTAGAGATGTCGCGCAAATTAGATTAACTCTGTAGATTTATGCCAGGGTAGAGGTACAGTCTGTAATAGTTGTCTTCCAGGTGCTTTTCGGGTAAAAAAACTCAACAGTGCATCCCATCTAAGTAGGTGCAATCTATTGTTAAGTGTGCAAAAGCATCTGAGGTATGCAGGCCTTTCCCTGAGCGTAggcatttgtgattttttttttaggttttttttttttaaaccactgccGTTAATAGTTCTGTTTCGTGTCTGGTCCTTTGTATGCGATATAAGACTCAAATGGCTTGACTTTAACAATTCTCTGAGATCTTTTTAAGAAACTAGGCTTAATACCAGTCACTTAGCAGTTTAAACTGGCCATCTGTGCAGGGCTGTTGTGGAACTTGGTTATGTTGTGTTTCAGTAGGAGAATACTTCCTCCTTTGGAAGTCAAGGAATGgaacaaaatatttgcataacATCTCGAGGACACAGAAAATAGTCAGCACCTTCTGAAAAGCCATttatgtgttgatttttttttctctcaatttgGAAAGCATTCAACCTGGTTAAATGCTGCAGAGCAAACATTGGTACCAAAGAAGAGTGAGAGTTTCCCTCATAGCCTGAAGAGAGACATTTTATTGTACAGGATCTCTAATTTCTGTCAAACCTCAAATAAGCTATTTGCAGTACTGCCCAATAAGTTATATGTGTATGCTTAGTTCCTTTTTAGATCCCTGCATTGTGCTGCACAAATTATATATATGAGAACTGAATTGAGGAACAGATCCAGCTGAGAGTTTCTTGATGGTCTTGGTTTTCAGATTGCTCACCGTGCAACCATTCAACACTGAGGAGGGAGAAGGCACCAGCCAATGCTTAGGTAGCCACTGTCACTGAGGTCCTGTCTGACAGGGAGGAGCCAGCACTGTTATAGCATCTGATGCCTTCATGGTGAGGAAGCTACTTCTGCTTCTCCAGCACACGTGTTGAGATCCAGTCAGATCTAAGACTGACTATTACAAGACTGTAAATAGGATGGCCAGAAATGACAAGGTTATATCCTCTGAAGAGCAGTGTAGCTGAAATAACCTTGCAGGACAACTGTCTTTGATagcagttaagaaaaaaaaatcttggagatTATTTGCTGCTGTTTCCATGGATTGTTACATTCATGCTAAAGTTGTATGTCAAGAGGTTTTGTTAACACctttgaaatctgaaaatatGGCTATGATCTCATGATTTTAGTATAAAGACATAACGCTTTTCAGTAGTTCATTCTTCTGTTAGTCCTTTGATACCAGAATATGCTGGTTTAATTGCCATCTTGAATTCCAGTTTGTTGGAACATAATTGAAGAAGGCAAGACTTAATGCAGAGtaactaaaatgttttaaatcagtGGCTTTTGCCAAACTTTCAGATTTGATAAGAATAGCCTGCACATGCATGTACTTCACGGATTTCAATGGGTTTTCTGGGATAGCAGCCACAACTGCTTTTTGCATAGCATCTTGTCAGCTGAGCCTTTTAAACTGGTTTCAGAGAGTGAGCAAGTAGTCATTCATATGGCTTGAGTATATGCTTACTTCTGGTAATAGCAGATATATTGCCTTTCTTTTGGTGCTAAGCTCCTTATGGTGTCTGGATTGAGCATACAGCATTTCCAGATAGGCTTGTCGTTAAGTaggatgttgtagttgttgctaaatcTGGTTCTGAATAATAGTGATGTCTGGAACCCTCAGCAAGTAGGCATTCATATGGCTTGAGTATATGCTTACTTCTGGTAATAGCAAATATGTTTCTTTTGGTGCTAAGCTCCTTATGGTGTCTGGATTGAGCATACATCATTTCCAGATAGACTTGTCGTTAAGTAGGaagttgtagttgttgctaaatcTGGTTCTGAATAATAGTGATGTCTGTAACCCTCAGCAGTAATGTTAGTATAGTGAAGGTGAATAAAGTCAGGTACAGCTTGCTTTTATCAGTAGCCGAAGGTGAACCTTAATTATGCTGTGCACTTGTTTTCATCTTCTCAGGTGATGAGACTTACTTTTGGTCTGCTGAGCTTCTTCAGTAAAGTTCTGTGTTCATGCAATTGTACCAGCTATTGACTTATCAAAGATATGTTGTCCTCACTGATGCTGGCCGTGATAAAGAAGGAAACACAATGACAAGTGCTCTGAATCTGTGTTAGATGTAGTGGGGTATactttaatttgtttccttttccttcattgcGTATTTGTAGTACTGAGATACTTCTCATTGCAACAGGAAACTGATTACAAGAGTGGTCTTCCATAGTTGCGttttctggaaaaatactgtGTCAGTTTTCTGTAGAAGGCTTAAATTAAAAGTGTGTCCTCAATTGCCCCTTCTATAGGAAGAGAGAGAAGCGTGATGTTCTTTAAAGAAGTGCCAGATAAGCTGTTTATTTGTTTGTAGTAGTGAATTtctatattttcaaaaaattagaTTAGAAGGTTGTTTCTGTATCCTTCGGTGTCAAAATAAATAGCTGCATCCCAGCTGACACTAGTGTGTTACAGCAGCTGCACCGGTAACTCTAAGGGCAACTTGGCTCATGGGCAATTACAGAGCCCAATATGTTACAAATATATTGGATAGTACGTGTGGAACATGATCAAATACTCGGCTGTCTTCTCTGAATCCATGAAGATCAGTATGCCAGAAGACTGGGGTAAAAAGGTCTTTGCAGAATGCAAGAGGACCATAATGTAAGCAACTGTCTTGTACTGTAATACGTATATGGTGCTATGAGTTGCAGTGCTCAAAACTGAgatttccccccctgccccagcaggctTGGAGGCCTAAGGTGGCATGCTTTTACTGCCTCTGGTGTTTAGGCGCCCTTTTCATTCTCCCAATTTTCATTGATATGCAGCAGAACAAAGCCATAATAAACTTAATGCCACTGTGTGCACCTCGGTTATTAAATCAGATTGACTGAAACTTCAGTTTTTTGATCAAGGATTTATTTCTGTGGACTTCTGTGTTGCCAATCCTATTACTTGATAGAAATCTAGCCATGCTAGTTAAGACCTTATCTCTGAGGAAATAATGCAGCCTTCTCACAGTCAGAAGGCAGTGATTATACAATTATATAATAGCAGTTAAAATATCTTCTGGGGAGCAGAAGCCTTTGACCAGTGTTATACACTTTAACTTTCTTCTGTCAAAGTTACTTTGCCACGCAAGAGAGCTTGCTTGAGTGTTACTTCTGTCCATGTGAAGCTTTCCTGAAATAGTTTGGGACGAGTCTAGAGCGCTTTTTGGGAGCTTGCTGAATTTTGGCATTTGAGTACTTTGGGCTCCTGAATAGATGCTTCAGGTTGAAGGCTTCTTAAAGCTCATAGTATGACTGTATTGAGAACTTGGGTTTTGTCATCCTGGGTTTAACTTTCCAGTGAGCTGCTTTACTTCTGACTAATTTTCTCTTAGAAATTCTTTGGAAGGGTAGAGTACTGCAGTAAGCAAAAGGAGTTATTTGATTAGCCCCAAATGTAGGGTTTTAGTCTCTTCCAAATTACTTGGTAGTTTAGCACATCTGATCAATCCATGAAGCTTTCTGTGTGTTCAGTATGTTCACTTCACTGGCGGAGATAAATATGTTCTGGTTTTGTGTCACCGGTACACTTTTTGTGAGATACCAATATCACATGGCATCTGCTGTGGGTCTTCACCCATGTGAAACTTCAAATTCAACAATTGCGTTTTGGTGTTGAGTTGGCAGGGGTCCTCAGACCACACTTATTAAAAAGGCTAATACTAATCTGTAGAAGATAATCTCCTTGTAGTATGGGTAATATGAAAGTAGTATCTCTTCTCTTGATTGCTCATGAGCGCTTGTTCTCCTGGTACAGAATGTCCCTCCAAAAAGAAATGTGGAGGAGTGGTCACCTACGAGGTTATAAGTTCTAACTTGAATTCTTCTTGTTTGGTTAGTGCTCACTAGCTTAAGTGGCTTTAATGTGGATGAAACTTAAGTGACTTCAGCCACTTTCAAACTTGGATTATATTTTTTCTAGACTCTTGGAATAGACAAGCCTAATACATTTTTCTAGCTCTCTGTATCCTGTGAGGTCCAGTGTAATAACTCAAATCCTACTTTCCTCCATTAAACTGCAACCAGGATGATCCAACACGAGGATGTAGGCAGAAGTTGTTCAGGTGTTAAAACAGTTTCTTGTATGTACTTTATTTGAAGTGGGTTATGATTTGATGTTTCTCAAACTGTTAATAGTTTGATGCTTGAAGCAGACATGTTACCTTATGACTCTTCCCTTGTTGGCACTGGAGGGGAGttgagaaaaagcaaataactgAAGTGCTGTGGAAATCTATTCTTTCCTAGGCTTAACTTTGGTTAAGGTGTTCCCTTGTAAGGAAGAGCTGACTCTGTTTTACCAGATTCTGCTGCTTTAAAAAGCACCTTAAGTGTGAGGAAGACAATCAGTGCTAACTGTAGCACAAAACAGACTTATCCAAGCAGAGTTGTATTGAACAGCATTATTCAAAGCAGCATTCTCAAATTCTGATGTGTGTGAATATACACTAGTAAGCACAAGCACAAAGTGTAACAATTTAACTGTAGTTTAGAATTAGTGAAATAATTCTAACACTTTTTTCTATCAAGGTTGCTACCTTACTGAGATTTGTTTGTCTTTCAACATGTGAAATCAGTTATAAGCATCACTAACACTTGTGAAATgaagtaaatttttcttttttgcaggaaGTATCCAGGATGGGAGGAAAACCACTTATTAAAACCTCTAATGAAATCTGTATAAAAATACTAACTCGCTAGGGCATATTAAATGCGTCATATCACTTCATGTTGCAAACTAACTCCTAATGTATTATGGTCTTAACCCAATGCTTATACACTGTTTGACCACTACTGATGTGGAAACTGCTGTTTATAGCAGTTTCTAATCCCAGAATCAGGTTGAGGTGATGAATCATAAGCCTGATGATAAAATTGTATACAAGTTTAGTGTTTCTTGTAAGATTATTGTGTGGGCATTTTTAGACTGGTCAACAGAAGTGCTTGACATAGGATTTTTGAATGAAACTTAGGCTCTTAGTAACAACCCCTGAATACAATGTGATAAAAGTGTTATCAGTTTCTAAGTAAATATGCCTAGCCACACTTTTGCATTATAAATATTTAAGCTGTAACACTTAATTTTTACTGTTGATTTAAGAGACACAACACAACTATTTCTAATTAAGAGCTAGAATTTATTTTAGTATGTTTGGTTAAGCAAGTTTTTTGTAATCTCCTGCACTCAAAATGTGCCTACCATAAACATGTAAGTATAAAAAGGCCTTGGGGACTGCATTAACTCCTTGGAATATACAGCTTGTGAAATCCTCTTATTAGGAAATCCATGGCATTGGCCATGGCATAAGAGTGGAGAGTTACTGTGGCCTGATGCGCTGTTTCAGTCTTCTGGCTCTTCCATGGTGGTGACTTGCTTTGTTAGCCGGCCGCCTTAACAGTGTGGCAGTAAGTGGTAGCAGACTTAAGCTGCAAATATGCAGCAGCATGGGCATTAAAGAAACTTGGTGTTAAACTGACTTGGTGGTCCTGTGCTGGTAGGGTGTTGCTATCTTGAACTATTGCTAGCATACTAAGGATGTAATGAAGTAAGTCTTAAACTATCCCTTATGCAATTGCAGCTTGCTACTTAAACCAGGGTGAGtgaaagaggaacaaaagcacatgaGTTGTCTTTCCAAGGTCACTGAAATTAGTCATGTGCAGTAGTATTTGCTTTGGATTCTTATCATACTTGTGAACTCCAGTTTGAAACCAGTACTGACTAcctgattcttttttcttcctgcctagTGTCAGATTTGTTTTGTAGCACTCTTTATAGGAGTTGGCTGACAATGCAaccttttttaaaggtattttcaaGAGGAATAATTCAAGATTGATGgatgaaattttaaaacagcagcaagaacTCTTAGGACTAGATTGCTCCAAGTACACCGTGGAATTTGCAAATCAAGACAAAGCTGATCAAGGTAAGATGAATTGCGAGGGAGGATTGGTATGACTCTAAATAGCTGTATATAAATCATAACTCTGCTTTTACTTAAACACATTGCTGTGTACAGTGACCTTTTCCTTCATTAAGCACTGATTATCAGACCACACGCAACCTTCCTGGGCTAGTAGTAAACTTTCGTTGTGCTTATTTGTTCTTAACTAATAGTGATGCGTTGCTCTCTCCTTCCCATAGTGATCGTTACTGGGTATTCTGATCTTCTTTTTAGCCTGACTGTTGTGCCATGACCCCTTTGATGTATTAGTGTAACTCAACTCGTCACTGTTTCAGTGAGATGAATTCTTTTGCTGAGAGTGTTGAAAAAGCACTGGAGTTACTGTAAGGGAACTGATGTCAAGTTAACAATGCATGCACTTGTATCTTTCCAAACTCTGTGGTATAAGttgggaggaagaagggaaagagcaAAACTGCTGGTTGTCATGGCAATGTATTATGACACTAGGAAGGTAAAGggtgtaagtttaaaaaaaaaaattaaaaaatctgtgaTAGCAGCTTTTGCATGTAgtagaagtggaaaaaagaaatctgtttcaaGGTTAATGATCCTTATTCAATATATCTGCTGTAAGTATTCATTTAGGTATGCTGACTAATACAAACGCTAGCAGTCTGTTCAAAATGTAGTAAATCACAAGCACGTACTTACTAAAGCAAGCCTTTGCCTTAGAGGGATAGGCTAATACTTACAGCTCTCCTACATAATATTTAAATAGGTCTCATAATAAAAAACCCTTATGTTTTAAGACAACAGTATTACATACAGTTCAAAGACTTAAGAAAAAACTACACTTCACAAGCTGTAGTACATTTAGCTGTGTTTAAGATGCTGTCGGCTGAGTTTTGCTTCCTCTATAAGAGCTAATAGGGTGGCGACATCCTTTGTGCCAGTTTTCCTGTATAAAGTCCAATGTTGTAGCATAAACTTGCCTTGTAAGCAACTTAGGCTAAGGTGCTAGCATTTGCATGGAAACACACAAGTTTCATGTTATTTCTCTTTATTCCTGTGAAGTTGAAATAACCAGCAGAAAACAGGGTAGACAGGCTGTTAGTGGCTTAAACGCTAACATACTTAGCTGCACTTACCAAAATCAGGATATTTAAGTCTAAACCAAATGAACAACTGGAAGACTGCTTAGACTTGCTGGCTGAAAGGGTACATTTAAGTCTCAGGAACCTTTTGTGCTGGAAACTATGAAAAGCAGAggtgttttctgttctcttcagaATTTTTCATTCTCAGTTAGAAGACTCCATAGTCAGACCAGGTGCTTCATACTTTGAACTGAAGAAGCTGACATCTATCCAGTTTATAATAATAAACTGCAATTTTTCACTTCTTCCGAGAAGCAAAAAGACATGTCTGACGTTTTTGAATACTGttagagaaatgttttttaacatAGGACATATCACAAATCAAACAATATCAAGGAAcaattattttcattgtggtggCTTTGGATAGACTAACTGAGGTTTTTAGGTGCTCTTGTGAGTCTTCTGACTGTATTCTGTGATCCTTTGCAGTCAGGTTCTGCAGTtttaagaaatgctatttttaagtATCTAGTTACAACTGTTGTAAGTTCTGTATCAGTCTGATGTGTCCACACACTAGTATTTACCCAGTTACTTCAAGCTGGGTTTAGTACACTATCTATAACCTTCAGCTTCCTTGGTAAGCCTACCTCTTAGGTACCTTACCAGAACTGACAATGACGCAAGTCATGCAGTGCGGAAGACTCTTACCTTACAATAGTGTAGACAATAAGATTGTTGTGAAATGTCCTCTTAAGTCACAGACATAGTTACAGGTTAATGGGTGAATTCTGGTACTATTATCTGGTTCCTGGCTTCTCTGTAGCAATCTTAAATCAATATTGTAATGCTTGCATCAATTTTGAAGTGCTGCTGAAAGATCCTGTGATCATATTCAGGGAGGGCCCTAGCTTAATCATTGTGTCACATGAATGTTCACAGTAGCTGTTAAAACACCTTCCTCTTTTAGGGTAGGAATTGgatctgttttttcctttaccAATCCTTTCTGCATTGCTTACCACCCCCCAAGTTACTATCACTGCTTTGCCTGACAGCATAAGAACCAATGCAAATTCCCTGGAAGACTGGCATTAATTAAACCACTTTTCACAAGACTCCTCAAAATAGTTCCCTTGAACTTGCTTTTCAGTAATACAGCAAATCCAGAAGATTCTTACCCACCTCTATAAGAGATGGATGAGGTATATCTATGACTAGCTGTATAATATATGAAGTAATCTACAAGTTACTTTCAGTCATATCCTGTGAATATCTAAAGCATATTGAAAATAActgtatttctgttgcttttaaactgtgttttgtactttcagttttaaattgCCAATCTACATTGAAGGTGCTGTCTCCGGAAGATGGGAAAGCAGACATAGTAAAAGCTGCTCAGAACTTTTGTCAGTTGGTAGCACAGCAGCAAAGAACATACACAGACCTGGATGTGAATGTGCTAGACAACTTATTAAGTAGTAAGTATGACATGGtctgtggggaggaggggaaagagtaCTCGATTCATAACAGATTTGGTTTCTAGTATATTTATTGCTTAGAACATATCTTGATGCTTAGTCTATCAGGGTAAGTTAT
The genomic region above belongs to Calonectris borealis chromosome 3, bCalBor7.hap1.2, whole genome shotgun sequence and contains:
- the NUS1 gene encoding dehydrodolichyl diphosphate synthase complex subunit NUS1, whose product is MSGAGGLAWRALHALLRALLCLQRALLACLRGRAAAGPRAWLWRRAASAAASCALLAPAAGAFAFRKAGAARRRRPGGAAQGRQRWRSDGRALQKLPVHMGLVVTEEEPSYADMASLVVWCMAVGISYVSVYDHNGIFKRNNSRLMDEILKQQQELLGLDCSKYTVEFANQDKADQVLNCQSTLKVLSPEDGKADIVKAAQNFCQLVAQQQRTYTDLDVNVLDNLLSSTNGFPDPDLVLKFGPVDSTLGFLPWHIRLTEIISLPSHLNISYEDFFSALHHYAACEQRWGK